A window of Candidatus Nitrospira allomarina genomic DNA:
GTGGGGTTCGGCCAGGAGCGACAGGGTACTTTCTGCAATGAAGTCGATACTATCGGGCGGAATCGCCGTTTCAATGGCATTCATATATTCCTGAAACCGCACGCCGAAATTCGGGTCGTGCCAGGCCACAATCGGTCGCTTCAACTTTGTCCGCAGAAATTTGAGATCCTCGCTGATCTGATCAAACGATAAAGGCTGATAGTCCACATTGGCGTCCACACAAAACCCGCAGGTATAGGGGCATCCCATGCTGCCGATCATCGGCACGACTTTAAATGAGGTGGGCGCCTTGGCAATGGTCGGCTCAATAAATTTCCAGCGCTCCTTCGCCCCGGGCAATGCGGTCGGCTGCCGGGCTGCTGCGAGCTGAACTCCCAGAGGACGATGCTGCGCACAATCCGCCAGAATATCCTGAATGAGATTCTTGTCGGTAAACCCGACGACATAATCGAAGTACTTGGCCGCATCCTGCGGATAGCTCCGGGCGTGAGGCCCGCCCAGTACCGTCACGGCCCCTCGAGCTCGAAACATCTGACTGATGGCATACGCTGTCAGCGCCGATCGGGTAAAGGCCCCGATAAACACAATATCGGTTTCGTCTAATAATTCCTGTTGGAGATCTTCGCGCCCGGTGTAACACACAAAACGCACTTGATGACCCAATTCTTCACACCACACTCCGACGACCTGCGGCATGATGCTCGCCAGATTTTGATTCATCACCCTGGCATAGAGAGAATTGGTGGGACCTTTGGTGACCAGATCCAGTATCGTCACCCGACGTGGGCGCATAGACAACCTCCTAAGGTGGGAGAACAGAAAATCCTGCTGGAGGGGAATAGAGGAATCTCCTGAAGCTGCCCTACCGTAGAGGAAATCCTGTGATGAGGTCAAGGACAACCAGTTGCATTAAGACCGATCTTCCTGTACGGTTTCGTGAGAATCGACCGTCTTGCAGGATCCAAGCCATTCTCCGGCTGTTCTGGCCGGTGCCGTAGCCCAAATCTCCTCAGACCGGCCTCGATACGCAACCTCAGCATAGAACAATGTCGTTCGTGCTTCGTCTGGTTGTGCCCAACAAAGGAACCGACAGTCATGCTGAATCAAAAACGCCGAAAAGACCTTCGCAATGTCGCCATCATCGCTCACGTCGATCATGGCAAAACAACGTTAGTGGATGCCCTGCTCAGGCAAACCGGCGCGCATATATTTAAAGAAGGCGAAGCCGTCATTATGGATTCGAATCCTCTGGAAAAAGAGCGTGGCATTACCATTTTTTCGAAAAATGCTTCCCTCCTCTATAAAGATACCCGCATCAATCTCGTCGATACGCCTGGCCATGCCGACTTTGGGAGTGAAGTCGAGCGCATTCTCCGCATGGTGGATGGCGTGCTTTTACTCGTGGATGCCTTTGACGGCCCGATGCCCCAGACCAAATTCGTCCTGAAAAAATCGTTGGAACTGCATCTGAAGCCCATCGTCGTGATTAACAAGATCGACCGCCCCAGCGCCCGTCCTGAAGAAATCGTGAATCAAACCTTTGATTTGTTTTGTGAACTGAACGCGACCGACGAACAGTTAGATTTCCCCATTGTGTATGCATCCGGAAAAGAAGGAAAGTCCACGCTGGACATGAGTGATCCCGCCGTTGATATGAAACCCTTATTAGACACGATCATTCATCGGGTCCTCCCGCCCGTGGCTGATCCGGAGCAACCGTTTCAAATGCTCGTGACGATGTTGGAATATGACTCCTACATCGGTCGTGTGGCAGTGGGACGGATTGTCCATGGGATGATTGAAGTCGGCAATCAGATCGTCGCTGTTAAACGGGATGGCACCATTTCCCGCGGCAAGGTCACCAAACTGCTGGCCTATCAGGGGCTCACCCGGATCGAAACCGATTCCGCTCAAGCCGGAGACATTATTTCCCTGGCCGGCCATCAGGACGTTCGGGTGGGAGAAACCTTAGCTTCTCCTCAAAACCCGACAGCCTTACCGACCGTCAACGTTGATGAACCGACGATTTCCATGAACTTCTCTCATAACACCAGCCCGTTGGCCGGGAAAGACGGAGGGCGTTTTCTCACGTCCCGACACATTCGTGAACGCCTGGCTCACGAAGCCATGATGAATGTGGGCATTAAAGTAGAGGAAGCCGATGGTGGCGAACGATTTACGGTCTCGGGACGCGGAGAACTTCATCTGTCCATTTTAATCGAAACCATGCGTCGGGAAGGTTTTGAATTGGAAGTATCCCCACCGAAGGTCATTTATAAAGAAATGGACGGCGAAATTCTGGAACCCGTCGAACTCGTGGTCATTGAGGTGGACCCCGGTTATCAGGGTGCGGTCATCGAAGCGCTGGGTGGCCGGAAAGCCGAAATGAAGGACCTGCGGATCAGTGCGGTCGGCACCGTCCGCATGGAATTCCACATTGCGTCACGTGCCCTTTTGGGATTTCGCAGTGAATTATTGAGGATGACCAGAGGCAGCGGTGTCATGTCCCAAATTTTCCATGAATACCAACCCTTTAAAGGAGAGATTCCTCATCGTTCGGCTGGCGTGCTCATTTCTCATGGTCCTGGACAAGCGGTGGCCTATGGCCTCTGGGGCCTGCAAGATCGTGGAGAAATTTTCCTCCATCCTGGAGACGATATTTATGAAGGCATGCTGGTTGGGGTCAACAACAAAGGCAATGACCTGGTGGTGAATGCCATTCGCGAGAAAAAACTCACTAATATTCGAGCCTCAGGAACCGATGAAGCCATTCACCTCATTCCCCCACGGGAAATGACCCTGGAATTCGCCTTGGAATTCATCGAAGATGATGAACTGGTCGAAGTGACTCCAAAAAATGTGCGGCTGCGAAAACGCTACCTCACGGACAACGAACGCCGCTCCGCTCGCAACCTGTCCAAGAAGGCTCAATGACTTTTGCCTCTTTGTAATTTTTGATGTGATTTTTGGGCCTTGCCATCACTTAACCGTGGCGGCGAGGCCCATGGCCATTCTCTCCGAATCAACCCGCATGCCTTGTGGAACACATCACTGTTCGCCTGACTCCAATACCCTTTGACGAGTGTTGATGCAGGACACCTTCCTCTCAGGTCTTTCTCAACAATCCTTCGAACAAATGGATCACAAAAGACTGGAAATCACTCTTGGGGCCCCCTCTTGTAATTTCAAATTAACCGGTTCCAGTGGCTATCAGGCAACGCTCCGCCCTACTCGCCATAAGATTTTGACCCCTTAGGCCTTTTCCCTTCTTCAGCACTTTCCTCTTTCATCATTTTTACGTATAATTCAGGCCTACCGTCCAGACGGGAAAAAGCCTTGCCGGCAAGGCCTATCGCCCGATAGCAGTCCATACCATTGTGGAGCAGGCATGAACAACAATTTCTTCAAAGGACATGGCCTGGGCAATGACTATATTGCTCTCGACCCGGCCAAAATGTCTTTTAAATTAACACCGCGGACCATCCGGGCTCTCTGTGATCGGCATTGGGGAGTGGGAAGTGACGGCATTCTGGCGCTCGGGCCTTCGAAAAAAGCAGACTTTGGACTGCGCATATACAACCCGGATGGGAGTGAGGCCGAGAAATCCGGTAATGGACTGCGGATTTTCGGCTGCTATCTGTACCACACCAAGCATACGAGGAAAAAACACTTTACGGTTGAAACCAAGGGCGGATTGGTTGAGATCCATTTGGAACTCAACGGTCACGGATACGTGAATGGGGCCACAGTCGATATGGGACGAGCCTCGTTTCAACCCATTTCGCTTCCCTGCACCTTACGGGTGCCTGAGTTGATTCAACAGCCCGTGAAGGCCGCAGGCCAGTCTCTCCGGTTTACCGGAGTCAGTGTCGGAAACCCGCATTGCGTGGTGTATAAGAAAGAGGAAGAACAATGGACCCGCCAGGATCTTCTTGAAATCGGGCCGGAACTGGAAAACCATATCATTTTCCCCAAACGAACCAACGTCCAACTGGCCGTTCCAACCGGACCTCGAACCATTTCTATTTTGATCTGGGAACGGGGTGCGGGAGAAACACAGGCCTCGGGTTCCTCCGCCTGTGCGGCAGCTTGTGCCGGAGTACGGTTAGGATTAGTGAAAAGCCCCGTGAGTGTGAAGGCCCCTGGGGGAACCTTGGATATTACCGTTGATCCTCAGTACAACATCACAATGAAAGGGCCCGTGACCGAGGTCGCCAGAGGGGAAATCAGTCAAGCCTTCATAGACGGCCTGCGGTAAAAAAAATATTTATTCCCCACTCCTCGGCTCGCATTCGAATTTGATTCGTCACCCTGCTGAAATGACCTCCCGAACTCTCACAGAAAAGCCAAGACATCCCTTATACACTGCTACGATAACCCTCCTTTCAAGAAAGGCATCCAGGTCCCTGGCTTTCCAACTCGAAAAATCATTAACGATTCTTCCTCAGACTTTTTTTTCACCTTCTCCGAGGCGAGGACAGCGGGCCTAAACCTGAGCCTATCTGCCATCGGCTCCCTCACGCTTACCTTTGGTCCCGTGGCCATCCCCATTCAGGAATAGCCATAGGTCCGGCACACACTTTTGCCCTGCTCTGCTTTGCCTGAGGGATTATCCGCAAACACCAGTTCCCTCCGACAGCATGAGGCAACCTATCCGATATCCACCTGGAAACGAGGAACCAGCTATTCTCCTGTTTAGGCTGGATTACTCTGGTAACTTTGGAAACTCAAACGGAATCGGTTCGCCGGTCAAAGCTTTTAGAAAGGCAATAAGATCGGCTTTCTCTTGCGGCGCCAATCCCAGTGGTTTCATCAACGGACTCAACTGAGGATTGGCATTCCCGCCTTTATCAAAAAAGTCGATAACCTCCTCTAATGATTTATAAGCACCATCATGCATATACGGGGCAGTTTCCGTGATGCTTCGAAGGGTTGGAGTTTTGAATGCTCCCTTATCGCGTTCTCGAAGAGTCACATAATACCGCCCCAAATCTTCTTCCATCGGTCCCACTTGCGGCACGCCGAGGTTGTGAAACCGATTATCCGTAAAATTGGATCCGTTGTGACAGAGGATGCACCGGCCTTTTCCCTTAAAGAGGGCCATCCCACGTTGAGCATCTTCTCCCATCGCTTGTTGATCACCTAAGATAAACTTATCGAAGGCCGAATTGGTGGAGATGATGGTCCGTTCATAGGCAGCTATGGCTTCGGCGATTCCCTGCAAACTCACTCCGGTTCCGAATACTTTCTGGAACTCTTCCTGATAGCCTTTTATCTTCGCAATTTTTGGAACGACATGTTCATGGGTCTCAGCCATTTCAACAGGATTATGAATAGGACCAATGGCCTGTTCCTCCAACGAGCCGGCTCGACCATCCCAAAATTGGAAGGGATTAAAGGCGGTGTTGTACACTGTAGGCGATTGCCGGCCGCCCCGTAGCCCTCCAACGCCCACCGAGGTTTGGTTGGGATCGGCAAATCCCGCAACAGGGTTATGACAAAACGCACAAGAGATGGCATTGTTTTTGGATAACCGTCCATCAAAATACAGCTGTTTTCCAAGAGAAATTTTTGCCGCGTAATTGAGGTTACCGGGAGGCTGTGGAACAACAGTCGGCAGTGGACCAATGTCGGAAACCGTATGACCATCAACCGTGATCATTCCCGCTGCTGAATCAGGAGTCGTTTCACTCCCTATTCCAGTGGAAGTGAGGCTCAGTCCTACCAGGATTGTGCAAAGTCCTGTGGTCAGTTCCCTTCTGAATGCTGGCTTCATTCCGTCTTTCCCTCCTGATCAGTTTGATGCCGTTCCCGATGAACACAACCCCTTAATCAATACCTTAGTGTACCCTGAATGTCAGCAAAATAAAAAGACAAATGCTTCATCTATACTAAAGAGAGATGCTCCAACCTGGATTTTTCAGGTAAGTTCCTTTTCAAGATGGGGGCCTTGCTGAGAACCTCTAATTCGCTATTTCACCTCACAATGAATGTTGCATGAAGACACACACGTATCCCATTGATGCGGTAGTTCCAAAGCTACAGCAGACCCTCAGGCAACACCCAATTGTCCTTCTGACCGCTCAGCCGGGTGCCGGGAAAACGACACAGATCCCGCTGGCCCTTCTCAAAGAGCCGTGGCTGACAAAAAACATCATCATGCTGGAGCCGCGACGGTTGGCCGCGCGTGCCGCCGCACGCCGCATGTCCGATCTTCTGGGGGAAACCGTTGGCACTACCGTTGGATATCGAACGCGGTTGGATACCAAAATCAGCCCGAACACAAAACTGGAAGTGGTAACCGAAGGCATTCTCACAAGAATGCTTCAACACGATCCATCATTACAGAACTATGGCCTGGTCATTTTTGATGAATTCCATGAACGCAGTTTGCAAGCCGATCTGGGTCTGGCCCTCTGCCTGGAATCCCAGAAGGTATTTCGAGAGGACCTTCGGCTGTTGATCATGTCGGCCACACTCGACAGTGCGGCCATTTCGCAACAATTGAAACAGGCTCCAGTGATCACCTGCGAGGGCAGGATGTTTCCCGTTGAAACCCGCTACGTCGGAAAGCCGGATGGGATAAATTTCGCCAGACAGGTGGCCCATACCATTCATCGTCTGCTGAAGACCGAACAGGGCAACCTCCTGGTGTTTCTTCCAGGTGCGGGAGAGATCCGCCAAGTGGAACGGCTCCTGGCAGACCTTCCGCTTGACCCACATACTCGCATCGCTCCGCTTTATGGGGATCTATCCGCTCAGGCCCAGGACCAGGCAATTCTTCTACCGCCTGCCGGATGGCGCAAAGTGGTCCTATCCACTAATATTGCCGAATCCAGTCTCACCATCGAAGGTATTCGTCTCGTCATCGATACCGGACTCATGCGCGTACCACATTTTGATTCACGCAGCGGTATGAGCCGGCTGGCCACCCTCACGGTCTCCCAACAATCGGCAGGACAACGTCGCGGGCGGGCGGGACGCCTGGAACCCGGCCTGTGTATACGGTTCTGGTCTGAAGCCGAGCAGCGTACCCTCACCCCCCGAACCACACCGGAAATTCTTGATGCGGATCTCACCTCGCTCGTGTTGGAGTTGTCTCAATGGGGAAATCACGATCCCCAGGAATTATTCTGGCTTGACCCTCCTCCTTCCGGCGCCATCGCTCAGGCACGACAGCTCCTTCACTCCCTTGGCGCATGTGATACCCATGGCCACATCACCGATCATGGCCGGGCGATGGCCGACCTCCCCATGCACCCGCGTCTCGCGCATATGGTCCTGAAGGGAAAGGCGCTGGGGGCGGGAGCCTTGGCGTGCGATCTTGCCGCAGCCCTAAGCGAACGAAACCTGTTCAAAGGATCAATCGCACGAGAACATGCCGATCTTCGCACCCGATTTGATTTGCTCTATGGTGGGGCCCATGTTCAGAGAAACACCGGGGCTCCGGATAAGGGAACCATCCAACGCATTCGCCAGGTCTCTCAGTCATGGCAACGGACACTGCACATCACCGCTCCTCGCCATGTCTCCAAACAACGAATCGATCAGTTGGGTGTGCTCCTGGCACTGGCCTATCCCGACCGGATAGCGCAACGGCAATCAGCTGAGGACAGACGATACCGCCTGGCCAATGGGCGAAGCGCAAGATTCCATCACCCGGATCCATTAGAACATGAAGAATGGCTTGTGATCGCAGACCTTAACGGTGCCCCGGCAACGGCACTTATCTATATGGCTGCCCCGATTTCACATAAAGATCTGATCTCCCACTGCGGGGATCTCATACAGTCAACGGATTCTGTAATGTGGGAAGGCTCAACGCAAGCAGTCAGATCCATGCGGCAACGACGATTGGGAGAACTTATTCTGGAGGAAACCCGCCTTCCCGATCCTGATCCTGATTTAGTGTTGACCGCGCTCCTCGACGGCCTTCGAAACACGGGACTTTCCCGTTTGCCCTGGAACCCCACACTCAGAAACTGGCAGGCGCGCGTCCAATTTCTGCGCCGCGCCACGGAACCGGAGTCCGCTTGGCCGGATGTCTCGGACGACACACTCCTTCAATCACTGGACCAGTGGCTAGGGCCTTTTCTCATCAATCTCTCCAGCCTCAATCAGGTGAAACGAATCGATCTTGCCTGGCCGCTCCAGGCGCTCCTTTCTCCTGAACAACGGCGCACGCTCGACTCCCTGGCGCCCACCCATCTCACTGTGCCGACAGGATCGCACATTCCCTTGGATTATCTCTCAGGAGAGATTCCCGTTCTGGCTGTCCGTCTTCAGGAATTATTCGGACAATGCGACACGCCCCGCCTGGTCAACGGGAGGATCCCTGTCCTCATTCATCTGCTCTCTCCGGCCAGACGTCCCGTTCAGGTCACCCAGGACCTCACAAGTTTTTGGAAAACCGGTTACACGCAAGTGAGAAAAGAATTGAAGGGCCGCTACCCCAAACATTTCTGGCCCGATGACCCTTTTCAGGCCCCTCCCACTCGCGGCATTAAAAAGCAATAATTCAAAGGGGACTGTGATTTAATCCGTCTGGATCCTCATCTAACTCGTTATAGAGGGTGAGGATGGATTCATCCAAACCAATCCAGCCATGTCCTTCGAGTTTCGGCGGCATCAACAAACTATCTCCCGGCAAAGAGGGGTGGCTCCACACAAATAGAACATATTCAGTCATTCCTTCCAGAAAGGGTTATGCTTACTCATTCAGATGGCAGCGACTTTTTCAAAGACGTGACAATGACAATGTTCCCGATAAACAACTACATCTTTCCATTATGCAGCCGTGAGAGCTCCAGGCCCATTCTGCGATTACCCTCGTCATTCAAATGTTGGTCAATTTGCCAGTAGAGATCTTCTTTTCTCCAACCCCTTTCTTTAAAGATGGGAGCGAAGTCAATAAAGTCGATCTTTTGGCCACGAAGAAATTCTTTTACCTGATTAAAGATATCGGCATTATTGAAATCACTTCTTGGTGGGATTAATAAAAAAATCAAATGATATCCATTCAATTTCGCATCTTCGCCCCAAACCGTAATCGCTTTTTTGGTTTTCTCCGCAAAAGGGGAAAAAGAAAATTGGTTCAACACTTCTGAATCCTCAAACAACCTATAAATACTTCTTTTTTTTGGTTTGTCGGGAGAACGAATTCCTGTTGCCAGAAGCATTTTTTTGAAAAGGGCATTGGAAATATTCGTCAACAATGAATGCCGTAGCAAAAAACTCTTTGTTTTCCTCCATAAGGATTGTGATTCTTCGGGTTCTTGAAAAGTATGTTCATCAATTGCCCTAATTTTCGGGGAAATCTCACGAACCCGATCTTCATCGGGTATACGAATGATCTGCTCCTTTCCCATTTCATAAACCGTATCGATGAGAAAACCATCGACGACTATCGAATGTGGAAAGGTGAAATCATTGATAATATCATTAGCAAAAAAACCGACAAACACGACAGTCGGCTGACGCCCAATTGTTTCAATAATCTTTTTGAATTTACCAAATTGGTGTATTGTCCCTGTATGGCCCACTCCACATTTGGCTGTTAACATTCCGGTGTTATTTTCCCAGACTGTCGCAAATTTGTCTTCGTAACGGCCAAAACCCCAAGTAAATGAGTCCCCAGCGAAATAAACATAGCCTTCTTTGCTAGTAGAGAAATCCTCCAGACTGTTTCTATCGAAACACCCAAGTTCATTGGCAAATATTTCAAATTCCACCCCGTCGGGTATCGACTGGGTTCCCCTAGCAAGAGGGGTAATATCAAAACCAAGAAGAGGGTCGGCCTGATAATAATAACGTGAGCCCCCCCTCAGTCCGCTCAAACGCGGGTCCTTGGGGTGGGACCGATAATCTGGAGCAAATTGAGCCCATTGGGGAGGTATCAAAAAATACAATCCGACGTCGACGAGAAAAAAGCCGAAAAAGGTCAAGAGAATCAAAGAGAGCCATAGGAAGGTAGGATGAGTCAGACGAGAAGTCATTGTCGAATCTTTTCTTGGTTTTTGGTTAATACAAAAAATAGTTTTAGCCTACCGACATTACAGAATTTCGGTACCGTAATCAAAAGCAGAGTCGCATCGCATATGGAGACAAGAGTAATTTGGATGGTGCGCAGTCGTCAGGATAAGCGAGTCCTCTTCCCCTCAGCCCCGTTTGGTCTTATGTGCAAAGGATCGCCAATCTGGAAGCTCGATACGATCCCAGGAGTGTATTTTAAAGACATCTTAACGGGAGAATTGTCGATAACGGGATGCGGGCCGCACTGCCGGTTCTCTGCATAGCTAATGATGGTGGCGTGATTGTTCGTGAGGTAAATACCCAAAAGTCGCCTTTGGCGAAGACCCGATAGGGATCCGGAAAGCATGGTACCTCCAATCAATGTCCCCACTAAGTCCCCACTAAAGCCAACACATACTCGACATCTTTGATGCTCCTGACCGATCATGATTCAACACGATTTTACCAGCCATGACATTATCAACATTGATCCAAAAGACCAACTTCTCTACCAATGGTTTGAAGCCCTGCCCCGGTGCCTCTTCCATGCCCGCAAGGCTCTCCAATGAGCCGGCATTCAGCAAGATTTTAGGCACACCTGCATTTAAAGATATCCATGGATGTTCTCCAGAGACACTTATTTTTTTGGTAAACTATCCAAATTCTGAAACTCGTTGGCATGGTCTGTCTGCGAAAATCCTTAGTAATCTCTTTAGAAAAAACGCGCATCACACATACCAGTGCATTGGTATGCCCATTTCACGGTTTCCTTGCAGTCTTTCGTACGAGGAAAATTTTCCACCACATATTATGCCCATGGACACACTACTTCACAATTTCGCACATCTCTTTCCATCGTTAAGGGGAAAATCCAGATTCTCTTGCTATTCTTCTGGAGAATTTTTAAGGTAGGCTTGATAAATAATTCCTTCTATAGGCCTTTTCATTTTCGACCTAAGGAGCCGGCCTCATGCATTTAAAATTCACTTCTCATATCCTGGTGACGGCGGGTTGGGTCTTCGGCAGTTTTTTTCTGGGATGCTCCAGCGTGGAACTCACAAAGATCCCCAAAAAACCCTTGCCCTTCCATCCCCCTCCTCTGATTGAATTACCATTGGAATTGCCACCGGAAGGAGGTCCACGACGCCCCGTCGATGCCATGTCCCCCACAACCTTATCCGGTCCGGGACCGGAAATTATCATTGTCGAATCGAACCAGCCTGCCTTACGTGCCACAGCAGAACGGGATCCAGACGTGAAGACCAAATTGGGCGATCGTTTTGCCTTTATTAATACCGAGGAAGTCCCTGCCGACCAATGCCTGGTGACCCTGCAGGGAGACGACACGGCTAACCCTCGAACGACCGAACGGGCATCGGCTTCCGATGCCTCCGCATATCGGTTAACCTACTACAGTTACACCCACAATGTGGCCGTGCATGTCTGCATGGAAAAAGACCGAGTGTCTTCTGTCCAGCAGGATCCGCGTGAAGGCTACCAGCCCGAAGAAGGTGAAGAAGAAATCACCACAGCCATTGAGCTGGCCAGAGTAGATCCACGAATTGCCCAGGAGGTTCAGCATCTGTACGGACATGCCATTCTGACTTCCCCTGAAGAATACCGGTACTTTTGGGTGAGCGACGAAGCGGGTTTCGGGGACCGGGTATTTTGGGTCACATTTTCTGAAACACCGGAGAGCTTGGCCCTCTACTTTGCACGAGTTGACCTCACTTCTCAGACCGTCCTAGACGCAGGCAAGGAGGCAGGACCCCAATGACTATTCCCAGACAAGGAGCGCGTCGCATGGCATCATTTCGATAT
This region includes:
- the typA gene encoding translational GTPase TypA encodes the protein MLNQKRRKDLRNVAIIAHVDHGKTTLVDALLRQTGAHIFKEGEAVIMDSNPLEKERGITIFSKNASLLYKDTRINLVDTPGHADFGSEVERILRMVDGVLLLVDAFDGPMPQTKFVLKKSLELHLKPIVVINKIDRPSARPEEIVNQTFDLFCELNATDEQLDFPIVYASGKEGKSTLDMSDPAVDMKPLLDTIIHRVLPPVADPEQPFQMLVTMLEYDSYIGRVAVGRIVHGMIEVGNQIVAVKRDGTISRGKVTKLLAYQGLTRIETDSAQAGDIISLAGHQDVRVGETLASPQNPTALPTVNVDEPTISMNFSHNTSPLAGKDGGRFLTSRHIRERLAHEAMMNVGIKVEEADGGERFTVSGRGELHLSILIETMRREGFELEVSPPKVIYKEMDGEILEPVELVVIEVDPGYQGAVIEALGGRKAEMKDLRISAVGTVRMEFHIASRALLGFRSELLRMTRGSGVMSQIFHEYQPFKGEIPHRSAGVLISHGPGQAVAYGLWGLQDRGEIFLHPGDDIYEGMLVGVNNKGNDLVVNAIREKKLTNIRASGTDEAIHLIPPREMTLEFALEFIEDDELVEVTPKNVRLRKRYLTDNERRSARNLSKKAQ
- the hrpB gene encoding ATP-dependent helicase HrpB; translated protein: MKTHTYPIDAVVPKLQQTLRQHPIVLLTAQPGAGKTTQIPLALLKEPWLTKNIIMLEPRRLAARAAARRMSDLLGETVGTTVGYRTRLDTKISPNTKLEVVTEGILTRMLQHDPSLQNYGLVIFDEFHERSLQADLGLALCLESQKVFREDLRLLIMSATLDSAAISQQLKQAPVITCEGRMFPVETRYVGKPDGINFARQVAHTIHRLLKTEQGNLLVFLPGAGEIRQVERLLADLPLDPHTRIAPLYGDLSAQAQDQAILLPPAGWRKVVLSTNIAESSLTIEGIRLVIDTGLMRVPHFDSRSGMSRLATLTVSQQSAGQRRGRAGRLEPGLCIRFWSEAEQRTLTPRTTPEILDADLTSLVLELSQWGNHDPQELFWLDPPPSGAIAQARQLLHSLGACDTHGHITDHGRAMADLPMHPRLAHMVLKGKALGAGALACDLAAALSERNLFKGSIAREHADLRTRFDLLYGGAHVQRNTGAPDKGTIQRIRQVSQSWQRTLHITAPRHVSKQRIDQLGVLLALAYPDRIAQRQSAEDRRYRLANGRSARFHHPDPLEHEEWLVIADLNGAPATALIYMAAPISHKDLISHCGDLIQSTDSVMWEGSTQAVRSMRQRRLGELILEETRLPDPDPDLVLTALLDGLRNTGLSRLPWNPTLRNWQARVQFLRRATEPESAWPDVSDDTLLQSLDQWLGPFLINLSSLNQVKRIDLAWPLQALLSPEQRRTLDSLAPTHLTVPTGSHIPLDYLSGEIPVLAVRLQELFGQCDTPRLVNGRIPVLIHLLSPARRPVQVTQDLTSFWKTGYTQVRKELKGRYPKHFWPDDPFQAPPTRGIKKQ
- a CDS encoding cytochrome-c peroxidase translates to MKPAFRRELTTGLCTILVGLSLTSTGIGSETTPDSAAGMITVDGHTVSDIGPLPTVVPQPPGNLNYAAKISLGKQLYFDGRLSKNNAISCAFCHNPVAGFADPNQTSVGVGGLRGGRQSPTVYNTAFNPFQFWDGRAGSLEEQAIGPIHNPVEMAETHEHVVPKIAKIKGYQEEFQKVFGTGVSLQGIAEAIAAYERTIISTNSAFDKFILGDQQAMGEDAQRGMALFKGKGRCILCHNGSNFTDNRFHNLGVPQVGPMEEDLGRYYVTLRERDKGAFKTPTLRSITETAPYMHDGAYKSLEEVIDFFDKGGNANPQLSPLMKPLGLAPQEKADLIAFLKALTGEPIPFEFPKLPE
- a CDS encoding B12-binding domain-containing radical SAM protein, whose product is MRPRRVTILDLVTKGPTNSLYARVMNQNLASIMPQVVGVWCEELGHQVRFVCYTGREDLQQELLDETDIVFIGAFTRSALTAYAISQMFRARGAVTVLGGPHARSYPQDAAKYFDYVVGFTDKNLIQDILADCAQHRPLGVQLAAARQPTALPGAKERWKFIEPTIAKAPTSFKVVPMIGSMGCPYTCGFCVDANVDYQPLSFDQISEDLKFLRTKLKRPIVAWHDPNFGVRFQEYMNAIETAIPPDSIDFIAESTLSLLAEPHLKRLKQNGFKAILPGIESWYDMGDKSRTGRHRGQEKVKQVADHINLILRYIPYVQVNFVLGLDSDQGSEPFDLTKQFLDLAPGAFPAFSLLTAFGQAAPFNRELQRDGRVLPFPFHFLDNNHAMNVRPKHYAWPEFYDHVVDLSRHAFSWPMIARRMMLNRGWIPTWFNFIRSVSSEGFGRIKYHTKIRGLLDTNVSVRSFLEGETLELPKFYARKIRGKLGPLYDLLPDGATMHDHHAYLHSYQESMPSLVEVGPLPGLVH
- the dapF gene encoding diaminopimelate epimerase, encoding MNNNFFKGHGLGNDYIALDPAKMSFKLTPRTIRALCDRHWGVGSDGILALGPSKKADFGLRIYNPDGSEAEKSGNGLRIFGCYLYHTKHTRKKHFTVETKGGLVEIHLELNGHGYVNGATVDMGRASFQPISLPCTLRVPELIQQPVKAAGQSLRFTGVSVGNPHCVVYKKEEEQWTRQDLLEIGPELENHIIFPKRTNVQLAVPTGPRTISILIWERGAGETQASGSSACAAACAGVRLGLVKSPVSVKAPGGTLDITVDPQYNITMKGPVTEVARGEISQAFIDGLR